The Bos taurus isolate L1 Dominette 01449 registration number 42190680 breed Hereford chromosome 16, ARS-UCD2.0, whole genome shotgun sequence genome includes the window CCAGGAGCGCGACCGCGGCGAGCGGCGCGGCCCCGCGGAGCCCGGCGGGCGGCATGGCGCGGCGCGGCGAGCGCGGGGCGCACAGGACGACGCCGCCGCCCAGCTCCGCGGGCCGGCTCGCCCGCCGGCTCCTCGGCTCCTCTCCGCCTGCTCGGGGCGGGGCTCGCCGGCCTGCGCCGACCCTGCTCCCGCGCCCCGCCCTCCGGGCTCCGCCCCGGCCACGCCCCTCGCGGGGGTCCGGGTCCGAGCCGTCCCCCCAGGCCGCCCCGCGCCGGCGGCCGCTGGGCCCTGCTGCGGAGGGCCTCTTGGCCCTCGGCCCGCTAGCTGCCTCGCCCGTCGGCGTCCCCGCCCTGAGAAGCCCTGCTCCTGGTGCTACTTCCAAGCGCTCAGGCGCAGGGGCCACCCCTGACGCAGGACCTCCTCTACCCAGCGTCCAGCAGGACGTCCTCCGCCGGCGGCGGGGAGGAGAGTCGGGGGCCGGGAgtcaccccgcccccaccccagaacACAGGGGCCCATTGAGAGGCTGCTCAGAGCAGCTTTGTCCCCGCGGGCCGGCAGACTTGGGCCCTGCCAGATGCGCTGGCTCCCTGAGTGCCCCTTCCCCCCACCGGGTGGCCAGCTAGGGCCTCCCACTACGGATGGCAGGCCGCGGGGACCACCTGGGCCCGTCCAGTCGGATGCCCTCGGCAGTGGAAACCTCTTTCTTCACAGAGCAACCCCACAGAGAGACTACGGTAGTGCAGAGCATAGGGTGGCCCCTCCAGGGGTCATAGTCTCCTTGCAAGTTTGTCAGTGGCTGTGCCCCTGCTCTGGGGGCACCTGACCAGGAATTTGCAGGGGCTAAGCTAGGGAGAAAATCCAAGGCCCCCTTAGCCCCTCTGCGTGCAGCCCTCAGGGTGTTCGGACAGGCCCCTCCTTTGCGGCTCCCCAGAACCCCATGAGCTAAATCAAGCTCACTGGTGTTATCAGTTCATTTTATAGACATAAGCTGGGACTCAGGGCAGTTCAAGGATTTGTTCAGGTAACAGAACCCGTAAGTGGGAGAGGCAGTCTCAATTTAAGTGGCTTCACCTGCTTAGTGGGTGACGGTGTCTACAGGTGGTATATCCTGTAAGGGTTATAccttaatgtccaaaatatacaaagaactcagacaactcaacataaaaaaaaaaatacccacagaAGACTTGACTAGATATTTTCTCagagaagatatatagatggacaacaggcacatgaagagatgctcggCATCAcgaatcatcagggaaatgcttcaaaaccacaatgaggtgtcacctcacacctgtcagaacgaCTGTCCTCAGAGACAACAAACAACAGCTttgttggtgaggatgcagagaaaaggttCGCACCCTGGAGCGTCGTTAGTGGGGATGTGAATTGGTGTGGGTACTGGAAAAAGTACGGAGGTAACAGAAAGAATCACCGCCCATTTCGgccaatcccactcctgggtgttcacctGAATGCAAATCCACTAGTTGTAAGAGACATATTTCAAAAGACATACGCACCCTTCCGCTCACTGCAGCATTATccacaatagtcaagatatggaagcaacctaagtgtccaacaacagatgactggataaagatgtgtacggatatacaatggaatgctacgaAGCCATAAACACGACCTCCGTAGTGGTCCAGTTGTTTAGATGCTGTactcccaatgcaagaggcccgggttcgatccctagtcagggaattaggtcccatgtgctgcaactaattaaatattttttaaaaagaacgaAATGTTGCCATTTCCAACAGCAGGCTGGACCTGGAGGGTGTTATCCTACGTTaaacaagtcagagaaaaacCAGTAGTGTATGAAAtcacacatgtggaatcttaaaaaaacaaaaacaaaacccaaatgagcaaacatgaaacagaaataagagtTGTAGATACAGAGAACCCACAGGTGGCTAGCAGAGGAGAGTGTGCTGCATGGAGGCTGTGCAGTACACTGAGCACCAGGCTGTGGAGTGCAGTGCGCTCAGTACAATGAGCGCGGCGGCAAGTCACATAGAGAAGTCGGCAACACAGCAAGGTGTGGGGctccctggtgctcagtggtaaggaacccacctgccagtgcaggagacacaggctcaatacccgatccgggaggatcccacatgcagcgGGGCGACCAAGCCTGTGCACCAACTGCTGAGGCCAAGCCCACGCTCTGCGACGAGGCCCCGCCGCAGTGAGAAGCTGAGCCCAACAACTGGCGCGTAGCCCCACTCTCCCCCACCAGAAAAAAGTCTGCACAGCAACaacgacccagcacagccaaaaataaatcttaaacagAATGAAGTCTCGAGTGCCCATCACGAGGATCCATCAGTCCCGGCGCTCCCACCCCCAGCAGCAGATGGCAAGTGTCTCCAACATCGAGGCGTGGAGGCCCAGCAGAACCTGAACAGGCTGGGAAGGGCGGCGGGGGCAGGCGCGGCCCTGTCCTGCCCCGCGGGTGCTGGCGCCTCCAGGACAGCAGAGGCCAGGAGAGGGTCTGCTCCTGCTCAGGACGTGGCTGCTCATCTGATGGGGGCCGGGGGAGCGGACGTCTGTCCTGACAAAGGACGAAGCCATAAATGCCGCAGAGACAGACGGATGGATAGAGCCCCCAGCTCCCCACACCCGACAGCGCGTCCACTTGCTGAGTGCAGGGACCACGTGGCCCCGTGCTCCTTGCAGTCCCCAGCCCTCACTGCGGGGGCTCGATGGGCAGATGGAGGGctgtctcttcctgccctgccccAGCCTGAGCCCAGAGCCCACCTGATGGGGGTCTTTTCCAGCATCCCTTCTCTCTGTGCCTTTAGCTCCTCTTTCCTTAGGAAACAAAACCTCAAGTCTCTcctattaaaatgaaacaaagcgAAGTAAAACAAAATGACCTGTTTCCCAAACCCCctctctttctgtgtctctgcTTTCCACCCTTTTTTCTCCACCTAGTTCTCCTTAAAACTTAACATGCCTGGTTCTAGCTCACCAGGACAACAGTGATTTTCTGATTGTAAAATTCTAGGAAAACTTTTCAGCGCAGATGACAGGAGGTGATCAGACAGGTCAGAGGGGAGAACAGGAGCTGGGTAGGAGGGGGTGCTGCTCCTCAACCCGGGGGGCTGGAGCCTGCGCCTGCGCCTGCGTGCTGAGCCGGGccctgggctggaggagagggaggggaggcttGGGTGGGAATGCTGGGGACTGGGGAGGGGGTTGTACAGgcctgcaggggcttccctgcaCCTTCTGTGGGCAGATACACAGCAGCAGCCTTGCCTCCCCCAGCGGGTCTCCAGGCCCCGGGGGTGGCCAGGCTGTCCCTGGCCCAGAGGGGACAGGGCGTGGAGGGTGATGACACCGGTGATTCCGCAGGTGAGTGTGTGCCAGCGTACCCACGAGGCACCGGCACTAGAAGAACTTAATTTGCTCTGTtcccaggctggggctcagagctGGACTTCTGTGACTTCAAAGCCCAAGCCGGTCCACTCGTCCTTCTGCCTCTCGTGGATCAGGTCTGAACCGCTCCGAGCTGGGCCTGGTGTGTGGGCCACATCCGTGGGCAGACCTCGGGGTGGGAAGCCAGGCCAGCAGGAGTGGGAGGAGCGGGACCGTGACCCAGTTTGGGCCTGGCCCGGGGCTTCAGCCACAGCGTCTGCTGAGTCATCCCACGGCCGGGCTGAGTGGCCGGCTGGGCCTCCTCCCATCCGGCTGATGCGCCTCTCCAGGTCAGGGCAGACCGAATGGCATCCCCGAGGCCTCCCTTGCCTCACggggccctgggccctggggctcCCACCTCTCCTCTTCAGGAGAGCCCCGTGGAcaccctgccctccctgccccgcGGGCCTCTGTCCACCCAGCTCCTGCAGAGAGAACTACACTCTTTCCTCCGATGCAGTCTCATTGCACCGAAGGAACAGGCTCTCACTAGCCCCCGATAAACACACATTCctccttcatcaggaggctctccTGGTGTCCAGTGTGACTTGTACTTGCTGTGGACAGAAGGCTGTCCCTGGCTCAGTCCTCGGGGGCGGGGGCATGGGGGCAGCCTGGCAGGAAGGGTGCCAAGTGCCAGGCGTCTCTGTGGGGCCCAGGGGGTCTGGGCCGAACCTGGCAGCCTCAGGCCGTGGTGGGGCAGCCACTGGCTGGCCCTGGGGGCCGCCAGCCAGGTCACCTTCAGGTGGCACCTTCCTGGGTCCGTGGCCAGGCCAGCTGGGCAGGGCGGGGGCCGACGAGCGCTATTTTGGGAGCCGAGGGGAAGAGACGAAGGAGGCTCTGTTTGCAGCTCTTCTGTCTGCCCACTCCCTCTCCTGGGAGGTCTGTGGACACGGGCGTCCGCCCGCACTGACCCTTCCCACTGAGCTCTATTTTCAGCCGAGACCCGCGTGAGCCCTCTGCGAGGCGAGGATGGTGGCTGTCCTCGCGAGGCTGGCTGTGTAGGGCTGGGCTCAGGTGCGGAGGCTGGCGGTGCACTGGGGGCTCAGCTCATCACCGCCCCACGCCACCGGGCACAAGGCGGCTGCGTTGGAGTCCACGCCCCCGGCGCACGGCTCCCCAGGATGGACTGGTCACGTCTGCTCACCCTACGTGGCCCCGGGGATGGAGAGCAGGGCCGGGATGTGGCGGGGTGGGGTGCCTGCTCGGAACCTCCGGCCGGGGCAGAGGAGCCCCGCCCTACGGGCTGGAGAGGGCCCCTCGGGCCTCAGCTTCCAAACTTGGAAGTGCAGGGGTTCAGTTGGACCCCCTACAACTGCAGGTCAGCCGGCTCGGGGGCTCTGGTCCTCTCTCTGCGTGTTCAGTCGGAAACAATTTGCAAGAGGGCCCTGGCAGGGCCTCGGTGGACCAGCCTCCGGCCCAGCGGGTGAGCCCAAGGTCAGGAAGGGGAGCTAGGCTGAGGAGGGACATGGCCACAAAGCCAGGGGGCAAGAAATGCCACACCTCTTTCCCTTCCGTCACTTTAGGTCAGACAGTCTCTCCTCCCAGCTGGCGAGCAGTTCAGGCTGCGGTCCCTACAGCTTGCTCCCCTGCCAGCCGGGGTCACATGGTCTCAGGACCTCACACAGTGTAAACTTGGGGGTGGGCTCTGTCGAGGGCTCGGGGGCCTGCACATCCAGCAGCCTCAGTTTGTGTGACCCAAGCGCAGGGACCCGCCAGGGAGCCCTGGTGCTCGGCCAGCATCGGGTCCCCAGACTGCTATCCCCTTCCTTCTGGGagccctcttccttctctctccctccctcgcTTCCCCTAAGACCCTGGACCTAACCTCAGTTCACTCGGGGTTTTAACCTAGCATCCAAAAGCAGGTTATCCTCAGAGTTCTGCTTTCCCCCTGCAAAAGCAACTAAGGCAAGGAAATGCAAGAACTCAGCCAAGTTCCCGGAACAAGTGGAGGGGCAAAAACCTAGTGAAAGCAGATTAAGACAGCTCCCGGCAGCACCAGGTCCCTGGGAAACGCTCCGCTCATCAGGTGGGACGCTGGAGCCATTCCCGCAAAGGCTCCCCAAGGCCctgattcagcagcagcagctgtgaggTGAGCTGAGTCACCCTAACCCAGGGAGTCAGGAAGACCACCCCACAGAGGTGGGGCAGCTGGAGGGCGGGGAGAGGACACCCTCCCGGCCTGAACCTATGGGCCTGGAGTCCAGCCCGTCTTCACCTGCAGCCACAGCCCCGAGGCAGGGCGAGCTCTGAGGAGGCAGGACGGGAGGGCGGTGCTTCCAGCCCTGACTCGATCTCTGCACCTCCACCTGCAAAGGGCATGGACAGGCCCCTGCTCTGCACGGCCAGGGCCGACCCTGGAACAACACGGGTCTCCACTGCACAGCTCCACAATGACGCAGGCTTTCTCCACCAGCAACTCCAGGGCTACCCCGCCCCTCGTCCCGCATTGGCTGAACCTCGGATGCAGAGAACCTAGGCCCACCTCTAAGTTCTCTGACTGCCCACGTCCCTCACTGTGGTCAAGGATCCTCAGTAGAGAATCTAGGCGAGTTCACAGGTGACAGAGCAGCCCTAACGTCACGTGCTTCTGACAGGTGGGCGGCTGCCAGCCACTtcccccacccgccccccaaGAGAACCCCCTCTGCCCTTCTCCTCTGGGGCAGCAGGCACTCAACCCAGAACCGATGTATCTGGTCAGGTCCCCAGGCCCACTGTGCTGCTTAGCATCCCCAGCTAGACTGGCTCCTGGTGGAAGGGGCCCTGCACGTGAGGGGCTTGCTATTTGCTGGAATGCCATGGAGCCAGGAGCTGGCTGTGTGTTCCCATCTCCTTAGTGACCATGGGCCCACTGGGCGCCTTCCAAGTACAGGCCCCTTTAAGCTTCCGGAGCAGAGTCCTGTCTGCCCGAGTCCCCCAGCCCTTTGAGCCTCTCTCCTCGACCTGACCTGAGTGCTTGGCCTTCCCCCTGCGGACGCGCCGCCTCTGCCACGCAGCCCTGGCTGGGCAGCAAGCTGGGACACAGTGCTTGGGCCCGCAGCAGGCACAGGAAGGCCAAGGTGGCCCAACAGGGCTCCGGACGCCGTGCCCTGACCCCAGCCTCAGTCTACACGGGGGTTTTACAGATGCAGGGACAGTTCCTGCCACACCGCCCGTTACCGGCACAGATCGTGCAAGCACTGCTCTATGCTCGGGAATCCTGGGTGTTTTCACAGGGACTCTTATCAACCAGCACCTTGGAGAACAAGCTTACATAGAGGTTGTGCCCACGTTTGCTCTGGTAGAGATGCTTGGATTCTAAGTTAACAGCCTCCCCAGGGACTCCCTGTTACCCGAGAACCTGATCGGTGTCCACGTCCTCGTCCAGCACTTACTTCTGTAAATGGCCTCAAACCGTCTTCTGGAAGGTAAGGTGTGAAATGACCCCTCGTCGGCCACTTACAAGATGGGGGCTGAGGGCAGAGTGCCCTGGGCGCGCCACAGACCACCCACCGGGCTACTCTGCGGTCAGAGCTGGCGGCCGGTTGCCGCCTGCTGTCCTATCTGGTCTGTCAGTAGAATCAGATGCTGAGGCCCATCTGGCATCACACACTCCAGCCACCCGCCCTTCATGTCGGTCCCTATGGGCCGGCGCTCTCGGGGCGGAAAGGGAGCTGGGCTCTCACGTCCTTTCCGGCTCCCAGTGTGGTCTgcgcccccctcccctcctccccaccgaGCTCCCTGAGGCCCAGCGTCCCGGCCACAGACCTTGATGTCCTGGCCGCTCTCCTCCAGGGTCAGGGCGCCCATTTCTCGACTTCTCACCTTGAACCTCCAGTCCTTCTAAGCAGGCAGCCCTGCCCTTCCTACCCGGAAGCTAGTTCTCTTTGgccaaagagatggacacgaagGGGGAGTCAGAGGGTAAGTTCTCGTCAGGACCACTGGCCTCCGGGAGGTCTTTTCCACTCCCTGCCGAGTGGATGCAGTCCCTGAATGCACTTCCTCGTCAACAGAAGGGAAACATTATCTGTGCACCTGCCGTAAAGGTGAACGGGAAACAGGAAGGGCCTGCACGTCAAGGGCTCCAGGGAGCGCAGCGGGAGAGGCCGGGGCCGGGCTGGCAGCCCCGCTGGGAACCTGCCCCTCCAGCTTCCCACTGGGGGCAAGGTGGGCGGGAGGCACACCTGATGACACTGAGCCTGAGGCTCCCGCAGCAGCCCTGGGGCCCTTCCCTGAGAACTAGTCAGCTGCACTAGTAGCCCACCCCTGCTGTGAGACCACCGCCTTAAGGAACACTCCGCAGCTATTCAACACGGGCTCTGGTACGGGCACGACCAGAAAAGGGGGTGCAGGGCCACTGGCTCCCTCCCAGAAACTGAGCACGTAGCTCCGTCTCTAGGAGGCCCTTCCCAGAGGCTCAGCTGCACAGTCCGCGGGGCTGCACCCGGCCCCAGCCCCTCACCTCGCTGCTCCTCTGAGAGCGACAGGAGGCAGTGCCAACATCAGAGAGCATGCAGACTGCACTCGTTTGTAAAGATCACTTTACTCTCCTAGAAAAATACACATTGCAAATGTGAGGGCCACAACGTCCCCACCTTAGAGGATTCCTGAGGGAGAGGGACAGCCTCAGTATCAGGCTGTGTGTGGGGCGTGTGTGCAAGAGGCATGTTAAATATGGTGGGGGCAagtggacttttaaaaaaatttgtttttccatttttttttttttctaaaaaaggaaaaccaaattGCCATCTGTCTGGCTAACCTCGTGTGCGTGCATGTACGAGGAACAGCATCAGGGAGGGGCTGTCATGCAATGAGGCAAAACCAAGACGGCCTTCTTGGACGGGGACTCTCAGGGTTGCAGGAGGAACAGGGTCCCTGGGGGGCTCCCCTCGGCCCCGAGACAAGTGCATCAGCGGGTGAGGGCAGAAAGCCCACTTCTCTGCGAGGGGAGCTGGAGCGGAACACATCAGACAGACTATGAGACACCAGGTCCGTCCTAGAAGACGAACGGTCGTGACTTCCTGTGCTCCAGGTGGGGGCCCACAACCAGGAACGCGATCGTGCCGGGCAGTGTGCTCTGGCCTGGCCGGCAGAGGCCTGGAGCGCAGAGGGGCTCAAGTGGGAGGAGCCAGTGCTCCAGCGCACGCTCCGAGAGGCACAGGCCACCAGGCCTCGACCGTCAGCGTCGCCTGAGGCCGCTACTACAGGCCGAGAAGAGAGAGTCCCAAGGCCAGGAAGGGCTGCACGCCGGGCATGGTGGGCGGGGTTCCCCTCAGATGCCGATGGTCTGCAGCACCCGCCTCTCACTGTCGCTGAGGTGGCCCGAAAACATCACATAGCAGGGCTGCTGGGCGAACTGGCAGAGGAAGTCTGTGAGGTAAGCCTAGAGGGCGGGAAGGGAACGCCTGAGGGCTGCAGCCAGGGGGGGCCGGGCTCTGGCCTTCAGACGAGAGCCCGCACCCCAGGGTCCAGTCTCTGGCGAGGTTCAATCCAGAGGCGGAGTGCCACAGGCACTTCCCAGGACCACGCCTCACATACTACCCTGAGAACGTGCCACTCTGAGGACTCTGACCATACAGCTGCAGGAAGCTGGGTTCTAGCACTGAGTGAAcctgaggagggagggagaggggagggggcacctgggtggggaggggcatgggggggagggagagaagggggcaCAGGGGGGAACACAGGCaccggggtggggaggggcaccgGGGGCGAGCACAGGCACTTCGGGGAGAAGGGCACCAGGGGCAAGCACGGGCACTGCAGGGGGAGGGGCaccagggggaggagggggcaccAGGGGGAGCACGGACACgggggggaggaaggggaggagggggcaccAGTGGGGGGACACCgggggggaggaagaggaggagggagcaccggggtggggagcaggggcacCGGGGGTAGGTGGGAGCACCGGGGTTGGGAGCACAGGCACTGGGCGGGGGGGGAGGAGCAGGGGTACTGGGGGGGGAGAGGAGCACTAGGGTGGGGAGCACAGGCACCGGGGGGAGCACCAACActggggggaggaaggggaggagggagcagcggggtggggagcaggggcacCGGGGGGAGGAAGGAGCACCGGTGTCGGGAGCACAGGCaccgggggagggggtggggggggtggagcGGGGAGCACAGACACTGGGGTGGGGAGCACGGGCACCGGGGTGGGAGCACGGGCACTGCGGGGGGAGCACGGGCACTGGGGCGAGCACGGGCACCGGGAGCCCCTCACTCACAGGGCACCGTACCTGCAGGTCGAGCTGATAGAGCGGGTCTGTCAGGGCGTCGGGGTCGTCCTCCTCGTCGTCCTCGTAGTAGTCCTCCTCTGCAGACACAGGCGGGGGCGGGATGGGAAGTGTCACCCACGAGGCTGTGCTCAAGGGGCACAAAAACCCAGGTGCCGCCCTTTGAGGACACCCCCACCTCCTGGCCCCGTGTGTGTACGGCTGTTATCCGCACTCACCATATTTACTCGTGGCAAGAATGTCGGACAAGAGCTGGCCAGCCAGgccgtcctcctcctcctcatcctcctcgTCCTGGTCCTCCCACATGTCGTTGGCGTCGTCTGCTTGGAGATGAGAAGCAGCTGGCACGCGCCTCCCCTCCCACCAGACTGGCCAGGACGGAAGGCCCCGAGGGTCCCTGCACCACGCCCCTAGTCCCAGGGAGAACCAGGGGTGAGCAGACCCTCCCGGCAGTCTGCCTGAGAGCCGACTGTGCTGGGGGGCGGGAACAGGCTGAGAAGCCCCCAAGAGAAGCCAGCCGGGAAGGGTGGCCTCACGTCAGGCAGCTCCTGGGAGCCAGCCCCACGTGGGCCTGCAAGGCGAGCCCCAGAGCAGTGGGTAGGGAGCGTGCGGGGACGCAGGGCACCTTGGTTCCACTCGGCGGGGGCAGCCTGGCGGGCGGCATTGGCCTCCATGACGCTGGACAGCTCGTTGATGATGAGCTTCAGGATCTTGACCAGCAGAGGGATGTTGGTCCAGCGCTCGGggtctggggaggagagaggaggctgcCCTGGGCTGCTCCCGCACAGCACTGCACCCAGCACTCCACCCCCAGCCACACACGGCCCCGAGTGCGTGTGTGCAGagtgctcaggcgtgtccgactctgtgaccccgtggacagtggCCCCACCATGCCCCTCTGTCCATTGgactctccaggcgagaatactgtaCTGGGTAGCCATACCCTCCTTCACGGGATCGTCCCGATACGGGGacggaacctgggtctcctgcactgcaggcaggttctttaccacctgagccgcCAGGAAGCCCCCCAGTCATGAGGCTCAACGTTAAGATAACTTCATTGTACTCTACATCAGTTTAGAGGTCAGGAGAGATGAGAGCCTTCAGGGGCTAAAGGGGACGAGCTGTGTCTGTGAGAAAGCTGGGACACAGGGGCCTGAGCAGGTCAGAGCGCCGCAGGCCCCAGAGACGCAGCCTCAGGGACAGCGTGGGGAGTATGAACCTGCAGTTGGATGGCAGCCGTGACAGACATGGACGCAGGGTCCCGGGCCCAGAGCGGGCTGGCCACCAGACATCCTGTCCACTTGCAGCCACAAGAGGACCACACACGCTGTGCCCCTGCTGCGCCGGAGGAACCCATCTCTGACGCCCCTTCTGAATGCCCCCCAGGTGTCCTAGTCCAGCGGGGGTGGGGCACGGCGTCACGCACTCTTGGCCGACTTGGAGCGGGTGCGGACGCCCTCGTCGGGGCTGTGGAGCTCCTCGCCCTTCACGCGGATGTCCTGCAACCGCCGGTCGTCGGCGGTGATGCCGTGCTGCAGCAGCTTACACAGTGCCACGGAGCTGCAGGGAGAGAGCGCTGTGAGCCGGCCTCCCCAGGGACGCACCCGACCGCGACTGGGTGGGAATGCGCCTCCGGGCGGGCTGGGGGAATGCCAGAGTCCGACTGAGAGGGGCTCCTGTTCCTAAGGGCGGGTGGGTGAGAACAGCTCTTGAGCAAAGCCACATGGACGTCCACCCTGGAAGGCGTGGGGGGCGGTGAGAACAGGGGATAAAGTCCAGGGTAAATTGTTAGAAACCTGGCTTTAAAAACAAGAGGAAGCCAGCAGCAGCCCTCAGGCGGGGCCGGGGAAGGGCTCTTGCCAGGGAAGATCCCGTTTTCTGGAAATTTCAAGATGGCAGCTACTCGCAGCTACAGTTCAGCAAGAAGGAAGAGGGGCCGGGAGCGTGGTGGGCAGTGGGGCCGGGGGGAGCAcgaggcccacctgactttgccCTCGTACTGCCCGTAGAAGAGGTGCTGCCGGCTGGTCCACTCGGCCATCACGAACTCCAGGGCGGGCTTGCCGGTGGGTCCGGGGAGGCTGCACAGGAACTCCAGCAGGGGCTCCAACTGCGTGTGCACCAGGTGTGCGAACACCATGATGAGGGACTAGGGGACAGGGGACAGCGGCTCAGGGACCCGGCACACAGGCCCAGGGCCCCCCGCGGACGCCCCCGCACCTGCATGACGCTGAGCGTCTCGGCCTGCTGCATCTTGCTGAGGACAGCGCGCAGGATCTGGTCCAGGCTCTCGCCCAGCTCCCGGCCCGCCCGGGCGATGAGTGTGGACACCAGGCGGCCCACGAAGGCGGCGGTGAACTCAGAGGTGCGGGGGTCCAGCAGCTGGCTCACCACCTGCATGACGTACCACAGCCCGCTGTGGCCCTGCTCGTCGCGCCACTGCGCCACCTGCTCCAGTGTCACCGACACGTAGGCCCGCAGGCACTCGCCTCCGTTCTGCAGACACGGGCAGCCTGTCAGCGCCGGGCTCCAGACCCATACGCACacaccctcctcccagcccctcgtGGGAGCCCAGACACAGATCTCTCATCAGAGGAGGAGCTTCAGCTGCCAGGCTCCACCTCTGGTCCTGGGGAACGCAGCTGAGCTGCAGCTGAGACGGGCCCAGGTCTGGGGACAGAGCAGACCACTGCCTCGAGCCTCCCCAGGTCATCCCTCTGCTGACTCTACTGACGGAAGAGGGCTTCTCGGGGCCCGAGCCTACACGGCTGGGATCTCTTCTGCTGCTCGGACCCCACGCCTTTGAGAAGTCGGAACCTTCCCAGTCCTCCGGACAAGCACAGATGGCAGGGGTTTCTTTCTCCAAGGCAGGAAACGTCTCAGCCTGCTGCTCGTGCGCCACGGCTCAGACACCCACGTGGAGGTACCTGCATGGTGGCGTTGTCGTCCGTGTGCAGGGTGCACTGGGCCACAGCGGGGAAGGCCTGGCAGATGAGCAGCTGGGAGAGAGGGGGCTTTGTGCTCCGCACCACCGTGGTCAGGATGTCGATGGCCGTCTGCAGGAGACAAGTCA containing:
- the LOC112441884 gene encoding uncharacterized protein, with translation MTPVIPQVSVCQRTHEAPALEELNLLCSQAGAQSWTSVTSKPKPVHSSFCLSWIRSEPLRAGPGVWATSVGRPRGGKPGQQEWEERDRDPVWAWPGASATASAESSHGRAEWPAGPPPIRLMRLSRSGQTEWHPRGLPCLTGPWALGLPPLLFRRAPWTPCPPCPAGLCPPSSCRENYTLSSDAVSLHRRNRLSLAPDKHTFLLHQEALLVSSVTCTCCGQKAVPGSVLGGGGMGAAWQEGCQVPGVSVGPRGSGPNLAASGRGGAATGWPWGPPARSPSGGTFLGPWPGQLGRAGADERYFGSRGEETKEALFAALLSAHSLSWEVCGHGRPPALTLPTELYFQPRPA